The Deltaproteobacteria bacterium genome contains the following window.
GCCTTCGCTCCATTATTGTGGGCGCTCGGCCGCGCCCGGGACCGCCGCGAGGCCCTCGGCAGCGCCGCCGCCGCCGGCGTCGTCACCAACATCCTCGGCTTCTACTGGCTGGTCTACACCATTCATATCTTCGGGGGCTTCCCCTATCCCGTAGCGCTGTTTGTTTTCGGCTGCTTGACCGCCTACTCGTCCCTGCAATTCGTCTTGTTCGCTCTGGCCCTGCGGATCACCGGCTGGGGACCGCTGGGGTTGGCGCCGGCGCTGCTCTGGACGGCACTGGAGTTCCTCTACCCGAATCTCTTTCCGTGGCGCATGGCCAACACGCAGTATCACTTGGTTCCGCTGCTCCAGATCGGCGACATCACCGGTCCGTTCGCTCTGAGCCTGGTGATCGTCTGGGCGAGCGCGGCGCTGGTGCGGCTGGTGACACAGTCAGGGTGGCAGCGAATGGCGCCGTTGGCCGCGGTCGCCGTCAGCGCCGCCGCGCTTTACGCTTACGGTCTGGCTCGCATTCCGGCCATCGAGGCCGCCATGCGGGCGGCGCCCGGCGTGCCGGTGGCCCTGATTCAAGGGAACATCGGCGTCAAGGAAAAGGGCAACCTCAGCTACTTCGACGTCAACCTCGAGCAATACCGCCAGCTGACGGCCAGCGTGCAAGACCGCGTCGCCCTCGCGGCCTGGCCGGAAACGGTCGTGCAGGAGTGGGTACCGGCCGACACCGCGGTGTTGGCGGAAGCCGATCAACCGGTGCCTGGCTTGCGCACCGCCCTGATCTACGGCGGGTTGTCGTTTCGACAGACCGGGCCGCACCAGGCCGAGGAGTTCAACAGCGCGTTTCTGCTCGGCCCTTGGGGGCAGGTGTTGGGGCGATACGACAAGCAGATCCTTATGCCGTTCGGAGAATACCTCCCGGGTGCGTCGTTGTTGCCGTGGATCAAGCAACTGAGCCCGCACAGCGGCGGCTTCACCGCCGGGCGTGAGAGCCGGCTATTCACCGTGCCCGGCCTGGGCCGCGTCGGCCCGCTGATCTGTTTCGAGGATCTGCCTGCCAGCATACCGCGGGCGATGACCCGGGCGGGTGCAGAGCTGCTGCTGGCGATGGCCAACGACGCTTGGTACGGCAACTCCGCCGCGCCTTACGAACATCAAGCCCTCGCCCTGTGGCGCGCCATCGAGACCCGCCGCTACCTGCTGCGGGTCAACAACAGCGGCGTCACCGGCGTGATTGATCCCCTCGGCCGCGTGGTCGAAACGCTGCCGATCTTCACCGCCGGCACCCTCGTCGCCACCGTCCACCCGCTCCAGCTCGTCTCGGTGTATACGCGCATCGGCAACGTATTCGGATGGCTGGTGGTGGGCGTCACCGCCGCTCTGTTGGGCTGGCGCCACCTGTACGGCCACAGCCTCCGAGCTGTCAGTTGAGGCCGGAGACTTTGTAGCGGATTGAACGGATTCGGACCCGGATCTTCAGTTGCTCCAGGGGGCTTCGCAGAATCCGTTGACCGGTGTTCGTCGGCGGTACCTACTTCGACCGCTCCGCTTCCCGGCGTAACCCCTCGCCGGCCGGTTCCAGCTGCAGCGGCACCAGCAAGCGGGCCAGCATGTTCCAATAGGCGATCACCATCGTCAGCTCGACGATCTCCCGCTCGTTGAAGTGCGCGCGTATGCGGGCGAACAGCTCGTCGGGCACCGCCACCGCCCGCGTGACCACCTCGGCATATTCGAGCACCAAACGCTCGCGGTCGTCGTAGTAGGCGTAGGTACGGTAAGCCCCGACGTTGGCGATCTGCTTGTCGCTGAGGCCGGCGACCTTGGCGACGGCCATGCGCTGTCGAAAACCGACGTCGCAATGGGTGAGACGAAATAGCTGCAACACCGCCAGCTCGCACAGCTGGGGATCGAGGCTGAGGCCGTCGCGCAGCGCCTGGCCGAGCGCGCTCACCCCTTGCGGCAGTGCGGGGGAGCGCGCCAGCGCCCGCAGCGCGGCCGTCACCAAGGAGTCGCACATCGTCTGGGCGCCGGTCGCGGCAGGGTCGATCTCGGGCACGCGGGCCATGGCCGCAATATCTAGCAACCGCCGGACGATGAAGCCAACGTGGCCGTAGGCGGCAGCCTCTGCCCGTTGCGGTCGGCGCCTGGCAGTGCCACAAACAGCGGCGATGAAATTGGTCGTGCTTGACGGTTATACGCTCAATCCCGGGGACAACCCGTGGGCTGCGCTGGCGCGGCTGGGTGAGCTCACCGTTTATGATCGGACCGCGCCCGAGCTGACTGTCGAGCGCGCGCGCCCGGCCGAGATCGTGCTCACCAACAAGACGCCGCTGAGCGCCGCCACGCTGGCGCAGTTGCCGGTGTTGCGGTTCATCGGGGTGCTGGCGACGGGCTTCAACGTCGTTGACACCGAGGCCGCACGCGCCCGCGGCATCGCGGTGTCGAATGTTCCCGAGTACGGCACCAACTCCGTGGCGCAGCACGTCTTCGCCTTGGTGCTTGAGCTGTGCCATGGCGTCGGCCGCCACAACGCGGCGGTGCACGCGGGGGAGTGGAGCCGGGCGCGCGACTTCTGCTTTTGGGAAGCGCCGCCGCTCGAATTGGCCGGACTGACCATGGGCATCGCCGGCTTCGGTCGCATCGGCCGGCGTGTCGGTGAACTGGCCCACGCCTTCGGCATGAACGTTATCGCGGCCGGCGGCTCGCGCCGCGACCCTCCAAACTATGAGCCGTTCGCTTGGGTGGAGATGCCGGAGTTATTCGCGCGCGCCGACGTGGTCAGCCTGCACTGCCCGCTGGCCGCCGATAACCACGAGTTCGTCAACCGCGAGTTGCTCGGGCGCATGAAGCCGAGCGCCTTCCTGATCAATACGGCGCGCGGCGGCTTGGTGCACGAGAGCGCGCTGGCCGAAGCGCTCAACGCGGGCAAGTTGGCGGGCGCCGCGGCCGATGTCGTCTCGGTCGAGCCGATCCGCCCCGACAATCCGTTGCTGCACGCCCGCAATTGCCTGATCACTCCTCACCTGGCATGGGGCAGCCTGGCCGCCCGCCGCCGGCTGATGGCAATCACGGTCCAGAACGTGGCCGCTTTCCTTGCCGGCCGGCCGATCAATCTGGTGAACTGAGAGCGGGCTGGCCCCGGCGATCACCATTTTCTTTCCATTCCCTGGTCGCTGGGATAAACCACCGGCGTACCGGCGCTGCTGAGGAAGCAAGCGGGCCTCAAGAAGTAGGAGAATTGCCCGTGCGGTACTTAGTCGTCGTTGAACAAGGTCCCAAGTCGTTCGGCGCGTACGTGCCAGATCTGAGCTGATCTACCAGTCCTCCTGTCGGGCCCACGCCCTGGCCCTCGCTCGGCCTTGCAGACACAGCGGCGCCTTTGATCTACAAGGAGTACATGACTGAACCCGCCGTGAGACGGCGGGCAAGGAGGCCGGGTTGAGCGAACAGGACAAGAGGACGGACGACCGTCCGACGATCGATACCGCCGTCGCCGGCGACGATGCCGTGTGGGTGCAAAAGCGGCGGCTGGCCTACGCCATGCGCGCGGTGATCGAACGTCTGGTTACCACCGAGGCCCCGGAGGCCGAGCTGCGGGTGGCGGCCGAGCGGCTGGAGCAATACGCGGAACGACTGAAGAAGCAGCCCCGCAAGTATGTGATTTGGGGTCACCCGGAGTCGGCGACGGCGGGCAGTACCGGCGGCTTCTTCGATCTCAGCCCGCTCATGGGCCACGCCAACCCGCTGGCGCCGCCGCTGGCGCTGTGGGTCGATGGCTCGGTGGTGCGCGGTAAGGTGACGCTCGGCTGGGCTTACCAGGGGCCGCCCGGGCACGTGCACGGCGGCTTTGTCGCCGCGCTGTTCGATGAGACCCTCGGGCTCACCCAATCGCTGTCGGGACAGCCCGGCATGACCGGCACGCTGACCATCCGCTATCGCCGCCCGACTCCGCTGTTCACCGAGCTGCGCCTCGAAAGCACGGTGCAGCGGGTCGAGGGCCGCAAGATCTTCACCGAAGCGCGCATGTACGCCGGCGAGGTGTTGACCGCGGAGGCCGATGGCCTGTTCATCTCGGTCGATTTGTCGACCATGCAAAAGCTGGTTGCGGCCACGCACGTGCCGCATGACGAGTGAGCGCGCGAGGCTGCTACAGTACCGGCATGTCCACTGAGTTTACGACCGCACCGGCAATCGTGCTGGCGAGCCCGCGGGGTTTTTGCGCCGGGGTGTCGTACGCGATTGAGATCGTCAACCTCGTACTCGACCGCTACGGCCCGCCGGTGTACGTGCGTCACGAGATCGTGCACAACCGCCACGTGGTCGAGCAGCTGCGCGCCAAGGGGGCTTGCTTTGTCGAGGATCTCGCCGGCGTGCCCGCGGGCAGCCTGCTGATTTTCAGCGCCCACGGCGTCTCTCCGGCGGTGCGCGAGCAAGCCTGCAGCGGCGGTCTGCGGGTAATTGATGCCACCTGCCCACTCGTGACAAAAGTTCACTTGCAGGCGCTGAAGTATGCCCGCGAGGGTTACGAGATTCTGTTGATCGGGCACCGCGGCCACGTCGAGGTCGAAGGCACCCTCGGCCACGCCCCCGAGCGCATGTATCTGGTCGAGACGGTGGCGGACGTTGCCAGCGTACCGGTGCGCCAGCACGAGCGGGTGGCGGTGGTGACGCAGACGACGCTGTCGGTGGACGACACCCGCGCTATCGTCGAGGCGATCAAGCAGCGCTTCCCGGCCGTTTGCACGCCGCCGAAGGACGATATCTGCTATGCCACCCAGAACCGGCAAACGGCGGTGAAAGCGCTGGCGCGGCTGACCGACCTGGTGCTGGTGTTGGGCTCGCCGACTTCGAGCAACGCCAACCGGCTGGTCGAGGTAGCCCGGCAGGCGGGAACCAGCGCACGCCTGATCGAGGATGCCGCCGGCATCGAGCCCTGGTGGCTGCAAGGGGTACGTGCGGTCGGCCTCAGCGCCGGCGCCTCGACGCCCGAGCCGCTGGTGGCGGCAACGATTGCGCGCCTGCAAGCCTTGGGGTGCGGCGCGGTACGCGACTTGACCACGGCGCAGGAGAACGTCACCTTCCCGTTACCGCGCGAGCTGCGCGATCACGGCGCCAACTCGCCGGCCGGATAGAAGCTCGGCGGCGGTGCGCCGCGTTCAGAACTCGACCAAGAACCCCTCGGTCTCTTCGCTCTCGGCTTCGGTTACCAGCACGCGGGCGCGGGTGTAGTGGTCCGCGGGGTAGAAAAGGTAGCCCTGCGCTGACGAGTCGCGGCCCATCTCGGTGGTGGTTAACAGCTTGGCCTCGATCTGCGGAGGCAAGGCCGCGAGGTCGCTGCCGGGCTGGCCGGGTACCATGGCCGCCGCCGCTTGTCGCAGCCGCTCCATTACCGCGGCTACGCTCAGCGGGTGCACGCGCTGGTTGTCGGCGCGCACCATCACGATTTCCTGGGGCTCGAGTTGGTAACGGCGCTCGCTGCGGTTGTTGATCACGACCCGTATCGGCAGAACTCCGGCAGCGCCGAAGTCGGCGGCGAATTCCATGCGCGACTCGTATCCCGGCATCGGCGTAATCAGGACCTCGAAGCCCTGCTGCTTGCGTTTTGCCAGGGGCAAAGCCGCCTGTTGCTGCGCCACGGCGGCGTGCGCCTGGCGCTGGCTCACCAGGCCGGTGAAGGCGAGGTAGAAGCCGCGCTTGAAGTCGAGTTGTCCAAGCAACTTGCCGTCCTCGCTGGCCGCGATCGTCGGCCCGGTGGCGGCACAGCTCAGCGCCACCGTCACGCTCTTCGCGCCGTCGTCGCGTGCGCCCTTGATGAACCCCTGCCCACCCGCGGCCGCGGGTGAAAACGCCGTGATGGTGTAGCCCATCGCCTTGAGCGTGTCGTGGGCGCAGCGATTGGCCTCCTCGCACGAGAGCGCTTGATCCCGCAACTCGAACTGGCGCACCGGCGGGGTGCATGCCGCCAGCAGTAGGACCGCGATCAGCAAGGTGTGAGGCGTGAGGTGGGGCAAGGTTCGCACGGCTAGGCTCCGTCGCGCTCAGAATTCGATAGCGAAGCCCTCAGGCTCATCGCCTTCGATGTCGATGAGGACGATCTTGGCCCGGCGATAGGCCGCGGCCTGGAAGTAGAGATAACCGCTCAGCGAGCCCCCGGCGGGGACATCGCCGTCAGCCACCGCGGCCTTCGTCATCGCCGCTTCCGCTTCGGCGCGTCCGGGCTGCGCCAGCGGCTTGGCGGCCGCCGCCGGCGACAGCGGCCGTACCCGCACACCCTGCTCCGTGATCAGCTCGACTTCAGCTTGCCGAAAACGGTAGTGGCGCGGGCTGCGGTTGATGATCTCGATCTTCACCGGGGTGATCCCTGCCGCCGGCAGATCAAAACCGAAAGTGAGTTGCGCTGCACCACTGCGGATGGGCTCGACACTAAGTGCCAGCGCCGGCGGGGGCTCGTCGCTCACGCGCGGCTGGATCAGCTTGCGCTCCACCTTCTCCTGCAAGGCCTCGGTGAACCTTTGGCCGAATGTCAACTGAGTACTGACACCTTCGTCGCTGACCGCGTCGAACTGCGAGCCGGTGTCGGAGCAGGTGATGGTGACGGCGACGCTGCCTTGTGAGCCCGCTTGCGGCGCCGCGGGCACCCACCCCGTCTCACGCACTCCGACGACTTTGCCGGGAGCGCCGGGCTTGGCCGGCTCCACGCTGGTGACCGAGTAACCCATCTTGGCGAGCGCGGCGCGGGCGGCGCGGGTGGCTTGGGCGCAAGCCAGTTGCGGTTGGCTCACCCGCACCGGGCGGCGCACGGCGCACCCGCTCGCTACCGCGCACAGCCCGATGACCAGTACGATCATCGCCGCGCGCCGGTGTGCCGCGGAGCTGGCGAGCATTCCTTCCATCAGCCGTATTCAACCACGACGGGGGCGGCGATTTCAAAGCATTCGGGGCCAACGGCTGCCTGCGCCCCCGACTGGCGCTGGTGCACGCCCCAAGCTATCGTCCGCGGCGCACGGAGGCCGCCATGGCACAGGCACTGATCGGACCGACATCGCACTACTTCTATTCGCAGCGGCTTAAGCTGCACTACGTCGACTGGGGCAATCACCGCCGGCCACCGTTGCTGCTCATCCACGGCGGCCGCGATCACGCGCGCAACTGGGATTGGGTGGCGCAGGAGCTGCGCCACGACTATCACCTGATCGCCCCCGACTTACGCGGCCACGGCGACTCCCAGTGGTCAGTCGGCGGCAGCTACGCCATGGTCGATTACACCCTCGATGTGGCGCAGCTGCTCGACGCCCTCGGCCTGTTTCCCATCACCATCATCGGCCATTCGCTCGGCGGCGCGATCGCCTTGCAGTATACCGGCACCTATCCGGAGCGGGTAGGCAAGGTGGTGGCGATCGAAGGGCTCGGGCCGCCACCGGGCCTCATCCGCCCGCGGCCCGCACCCGCGCGCATGCTCGAATGGATCGCCGAAATGCAAGCGCTCGCCCGCCGCCATCCGCATCGCTACAAGAGCCTCGACGAGGCGATCGAGCGCATGCGCGAAGCCAACCCGCACCTCTCGGCTGAGCAGGCCCGCCATCTCACCATCCACGGCAGCTACCGCGACGAAGACGGTACCTACCTGTGGAAGTTCGACAACTACGTGCGCGCCGCCTCGCCCTATCTGTTCAACATGGACGACGCCGTCGAGTTGTGGGGCCAGATCACCTGCCCGGTGCTGTTGGTGCGCGGCACCGAGTCGTGGGCCTCCGATCCCGACCAGGATGGCCGCGCGAAGTCGTTCAAGGACTATCGCGCCGTCAACATCGAGCGCGCCGGCCATTGGGTGCACCACGATCAGCTCGACGTGTTCCTGAAACACGTACGCGAATTCCTCGCGGCGCCGTGAGTCGGGCCAAGGGCGGCCGCGGGTTGGCACTGGCGGTGGCTTGGCGCACCACTGCCAGCAGCGCCACCGCCCGCGGCATGCCCGAGGCGGGGCCTCAGCAACTACGCCTTGTAACGGTCCCAGTTGGTCTTGATGTAGTTAGCGGCGACGTAGGACCAGGCCATGATGGTCAGCGACGGGTCGACGCTGAGCGGGCCGGGAAAGGCGCTGCCGTCGCATACGAACAGGCGCTTGAGATGATGGCACTCGTGGTTTGAATCGATCACCGAGAACAGCGGGTCGCGCCCCATGCGGGCGGCTCCGGCCGGGTGCGGCGCCGCGAACATCATCGAGCCGGCACGGATGTCGACGCGGTCAAGCGCGGCGATCTGCTTCTCGTCTTTGACGCGGGTGCCGAGGCGGTCGGGCACGATCACTTCCTTGGCGCCGCTGGCCAACAACAGCAGCGCCTGCTTCTTGAAGGCGTCGCGAATCTTCAACTCATCGAGACCGCGGATTTCGTAGTGGTAGCGTGGGCGGTGTTGGCGATCGAGGGTGATGCGGCCGGGGTTCTCGTCGTCGATCCAGGCGATGCAGCTGCCGATGCGCGGCGCCTGTTCCATCAGCGCGCGGTGTTCGAGGCCCAAGCCGGGCAGCACCGCGGCCAGCAGCGCCGGCTGCAGTTGGTTGGGGTGCAGCAGGTAGCCGCCTTCGAGGTAACGCCTGCCGTCCATGCGTTGGAGCCGGAAGCGCATCGTGCCGGTGGCGGCCGGGATGTTGCGCCACATGACGATGTCCTTGTCGTAGAGCGCGAACAGCATCGGGCACGGGTTGCCGAAGAGTTGCTTGCCGACGGCGGGACCGCCGAGCCGGTTCCGCAACAAGATGACGGCCGAATTGAAGCCACCGGCGGCCAGCACCACCACCTTTGAGCGCAAGTGCAGGCGGTACGGCCCGGGCCGATTGCGGCGGCGATCGAGAAAGACCGCGCTCAGGCCGGTGGCCTGGCCGCCGGCGGTGAGGATGTGCTCGACCCGGCAGTCGGCGAAGAGCTTGGCGCCGCCGGCAAGAGCCGCGGGGATGTGGGTCACCAGCTGTGACTGCTTGGCGTTGTAAGCGCAGCCCTGCATACAGTAGCCACTGCGCATGCAGCCGCGCCGCGCCTGGTGGACGGGCTCGACCTCCCACCCCAGCCGCCGCGCGCCTTGGTCGAAGGTCAGGTTCATCGTGTTGTAGAGGTCGGGGGTGGCGGGATGGATATTGAGGTCGTGTTCGATGCGGTCGAAGTACGGCGCCAACTCCTCGTGCGAATGACCCTCGACGCCCAAGCCGGCGAAGCGCTCGCAGCGGTCGCGCGGCGTGCGCCAGCTGTCGGCCCAGTAATGGACGCTGGCGCCGCCGACGCAGTTGCCGTACTGGAGCGTAATCTGACCGTTGCTGGTGGTGGTGAACCCGCGCCCGCCGTCGAGGCGGATCAGCATGTCGTCTTCGCGCTGATCGAAGTCGCCGTGTCTGGCGCTGTAGTAACCGCCTTGTTCGACCATCGCCACCGACAAGCCCGCGGCGGCCAGCTCCTTGGCCACCGTGGCGCCACCGCAGCCGGAGCCGACGACGGCGACGTCGACGGTTTCGCTGATGTCGTGTTTGACCTCGTTGCCCTGAACAATCATCACGCGCTCTCCACGAGGTTGTGGGCCTCGGGCAACTTGCGATCCATTGTTGGCCCGGCATAACCGATCTGCCGCCAAGTGCGCTCGTCGGTGTAGTGGAAGAACTGCGCCATGAAGCGCAGGCCGTTCACCGGATCACGCCTGATGCTGATATCGGAGCGCGACATCGCGACTAGAAAGGTTTCCCGGGCAGCCGGCGCCAGGCGGCTGAAGCGCCGCCAGTAGCCGCTGGCCAGCGGCAGGTACTCGATCAGCAAGAGCGCGTTCTTGACATCTGCGAGCACAGCCGAGTCGGGGTGGAAGGTCAACTCTTTGTCGACGCGTTTGGCGATGGCCGTGTCAGCCGCCGTCGGCGTGCCCGGCTTGGCGCTGACGGCGGTCGCACAGAACGCGCTGAGGATGGCGAACTCTCTCAGCGTCAGTGCCATCGGACGGTAATCAGCGAGCAACTCCAACTCCGCCGCCGAGCAGCCCGACATGGCGATGGCTCCGGCGGTCGAGAGCGCGAGCGTGGTTGCGGCGCTCAGTCTGAGAAAGCCGCGGCGATCGATCGGGCCGCCCGCTACGCAGGCGCCGTCGATTGCCGCGGCGTGTAACTCGTCGTCGGCTTCCCGGGGGGCGATCATAGTGGCCTCCAGCTACCCCGCGATCGCCACGGCGTCAATGCGTGGAGCAGCCCCAGGCCAACGGCCAGCAGCCCGACCTGTTCGCTGACTTCAACGGCGGCCCGCCTGCTCCGCCTGCAGCCGTACGCGACGCGGCCCTCGGCAATGCGTTCCCGGCATTCTTGCCCTACGCAGCGGTTTCAGTTAAGTAGCTCGGCGTCAACCTGCCCGTGGGGCTGTAGCTCAGTTGGGAGAGCGCCTGAATGGCATTCAGGAGGTCGACGGTTCGACTCCGTTCAGCTCCATTTCTCACCTCTCGTTGATCACGCCTTCACTGCGAAGCCTGCTGCGGCAGCAACTCCAGCAACTGCGCCAGCCGGCAAATTCGCGGGCAGTCGAGGCGGCCGGGGTAGCGGTCGAGCGGGTCCATCAACACGGCACGCAAGCCCGCGCGGCGGGCGCCGGCAATGTCGATGCCGTAGACGTCACCAACGTAGAGTGCCGCCTCAGCCCTCACGCCGATGCGCTCGAGCGCCAGCTTGAAGATCGCCGGGTCGGGTTTCTCCAGCCCAACCACGTGGGAGTCGATCACCGCGGCGAAGTGGGCGCGCAGGCCGTAGCGCTCGAGATCGGCTTCAATGCGGCCGTCGCTGTTGGAGATCACCGCCAGCGTGAAGCCGCGAGCCCGCAGCGCCGCCAGCACCTGCGCGGTGTCGGGTTCGACCACACGCCACAGGCAGCTGGCCTGGTTGTGCGCGCGCAACGCTGCGAGAATCGGCTTCGCCTGTGCGCTCGCAATGCCGAGGCAGTGAAGAACCGTGGCGAAGTACGACGGTCGCGCGGCTTCTTCATCCGGCCAGAGCAAACCCTCGATGCTGCCGGGCGGCGCCATCTCGGGAGCCAGTTGGCGATCGATGGCCGCCTTGGCCCCGTACTCAGCAAGGCGCAGGTCCTCGGGGCTCACCCGCTGCCCGTGCTCGGCCAAGACCTCGGCGATGAAGGCGTAATCGAGGTGCGCCAGCGTATTGCCGGCGTCGAACAAGACGGCGCCAATGCCTTCGATCTTCATCGCCACACTCGGCCGCAGGCGAGCAGGAGCGCGAGTGGGAGCAGCAGCAACCACGCCGGTGCTCGGCTATCCGCCGGCACCAGCGCGCAGCTGTTGCTGCCCGCGGGCACGGTGCCGTCACCGTCGCTCCCGTAGATCGCGCGCGCACCGGCAACGTCATCCGCCTGCGGGCTTGCCAGCCGGGGCTCCTCGAGCAGCGTGACCCGGCGCATCAGCGTGCCGTTGCCGGAGTCGCCGCAAGCGTCGGAATGATCCAAGCCCAGGACGTGCCCGAGCTCGTGCATGGCGATCTGCCGAAACAGCGCGGGCTCGGCCAAGTCGGCAGCGGAGCTACGGAAGGTGACGTCGGCATCGATGAATTCGCCGGCCGTGTTGTGGCGGTACATGGTGATGCTCACCGCATCGCCGTAGCCGGCGCCGCCGCAGGTCTGCTGGGAGAATCCCATCGCGGTCACGCCGTCGGTCGGATCACAGAAGTCGCCGGAGCCGTGCTCGAAGTGAAAGTTGCCGATCGCCGCATTCCAGCGATTGATCGCTTCGGTGGCATACGAGCCGAACTGCGGCGGATCGAGGGCGCCGACATCGACGGCCACGGCATGCTCGCGCCAGAACAGATTCTGCGCGTTGCCGCAGGGATTGCCGTCGACGCGCAGCAGCTCGAACGCCCCCGCCGGGCTTGCCGCTAGTGCCAGATAGATGATCGCCAGCGCACGCTTCATTGGTTGGCCTCCCGCTGCCGCAGGCGCTGGCGGAGGGCATCGAGAAAGCCGCGCAGCGGCGTGGCACCGACCCCTTGCACCTCGCTGCTCAGCAGCCGGCTGCCATCGGCAAGCGCACCAACGAATTCGTACGATGGCCGGAGGACGGCCGCGGCCTCACCCTCTCCCTGCACGCGGAAGTAGCCTTGGTGAAAACCGACCAACGGGCTGGCGAAGTGACCATCGCGGGCAAAGATCACCCCGTGTTCACCGCGGGCGAACCGCGGCACCCCCTGCACCCGCTCGACCAAGTCGCCGATCTGCCCGCCGGCGAACCGCAGGCTGATGAATGCTGAGTCGGCGCCATAGAGCGGCTCGATGGTCTCGAAAGTGACGACCGTTTCAATGTGGCGCCGGGCCGCATCGGTCCACTGCGGCTCGATGGCAACCACCTTGCCGGTGAATACGTGGTCCGCCTCGGCACAGAGGCTGTCGAGATTCTTCTCCATCACGGT
Protein-coding sequences here:
- the ispH gene encoding 4-hydroxy-3-methylbut-2-enyl diphosphate reductase, translating into MSTEFTTAPAIVLASPRGFCAGVSYAIEIVNLVLDRYGPPVYVRHEIVHNRHVVEQLRAKGACFVEDLAGVPAGSLLIFSAHGVSPAVREQACSGGLRVIDATCPLVTKVHLQALKYAREGYEILLIGHRGHVEVEGTLGHAPERMYLVETVADVASVPVRQHERVAVVTQTTLSVDDTRAIVEAIKQRFPAVCTPPKDDICYATQNRQTAVKALARLTDLVLVLGSPTSSNANRLVEVARQAGTSARLIEDAAGIEPWWLQGVRAVGLSAGASTPEPLVAATIARLQALGCGAVRDLTTAQENVTFPLPRELRDHGANSPAG
- a CDS encoding carboxymuconolactone decarboxylase family protein translates to MARVPEIDPAATGAQTMCDSLVTAALRALARSPALPQGVSALGQALRDGLSLDPQLCELAVLQLFRLTHCDVGFRQRMAVAKVAGLSDKQIANVGAYRTYAYYDDRERLVLEYAEVVTRAVAVPDELFARIRAHFNEREIVELTMVIAYWNMLARLLVPLQLEPAGEGLRREAERSK
- the lnt gene encoding apolipoprotein N-acyltransferase, with amino-acid sequence MTRRRNLPAQRAGALTAAAPPQAAARAVAWSQLMASALSGGLIGAGFLNFDLFPLAWAAFAPLLWALGRARDRREALGSAAAAGVVTNILGFYWLVYTIHIFGGFPYPVALFVFGCLTAYSSLQFVLFALALRITGWGPLGLAPALLWTALEFLYPNLFPWRMANTQYHLVPLLQIGDITGPFALSLVIVWASAALVRLVTQSGWQRMAPLAAVAVSAAALYAYGLARIPAIEAAMRAAPGVPVALIQGNIGVKEKGNLSYFDVNLEQYRQLTASVQDRVALAAWPETVVQEWVPADTAVLAEADQPVPGLRTALIYGGLSFRQTGPHQAEEFNSAFLLGPWGQVLGRYDKQILMPFGEYLPGASLLPWIKQLSPHSGGFTAGRESRLFTVPGLGRVGPLICFEDLPASIPRAMTRAGAELLLAMANDAWYGNSAAPYEHQALALWRAIETRRYLLRVNNSGVTGVIDPLGRVVETLPIFTAGTLVATVHPLQLVSVYTRIGNVFGWLVVGVTAALLGWRHLYGHSLRAVS
- a CDS encoding GMC family oxidoreductase, translated to MMIVQGNEVKHDISETVDVAVVGSGCGGATVAKELAAAGLSVAMVEQGGYYSARHGDFDQREDDMLIRLDGGRGFTTTSNGQITLQYGNCVGGASVHYWADSWRTPRDRCERFAGLGVEGHSHEELAPYFDRIEHDLNIHPATPDLYNTMNLTFDQGARRLGWEVEPVHQARRGCMRSGYCMQGCAYNAKQSQLVTHIPAALAGGAKLFADCRVEHILTAGGQATGLSAVFLDRRRNRPGPYRLHLRSKVVVLAAGGFNSAVILLRNRLGGPAVGKQLFGNPCPMLFALYDKDIVMWRNIPAATGTMRFRLQRMDGRRYLEGGYLLHPNQLQPALLAAVLPGLGLEHRALMEQAPRIGSCIAWIDDENPGRITLDRQHRPRYHYEIRGLDELKIRDAFKKQALLLLASGAKEVIVPDRLGTRVKDEKQIAALDRVDIRAGSMMFAAPHPAGAARMGRDPLFSVIDSNHECHHLKRLFVCDGSAFPGPLSVDPSLTIMAWSYVAANYIKTNWDRYKA
- a CDS encoding D-2-hydroxyacid dehydrogenase: MKLVVLDGYTLNPGDNPWAALARLGELTVYDRTAPELTVERARPAEIVLTNKTPLSAATLAQLPVLRFIGVLATGFNVVDTEAARARGIAVSNVPEYGTNSVAQHVFALVLELCHGVGRHNAAVHAGEWSRARDFCFWEAPPLELAGLTMGIAGFGRIGRRVGELAHAFGMNVIAAGGSRRDPPNYEPFAWVEMPELFARADVVSLHCPLAADNHEFVNRELLGRMKPSAFLINTARGGLVHESALAEALNAGKLAGAAADVVSVEPIRPDNPLLHARNCLITPHLAWGSLAARRRLMAITVQNVAAFLAGRPINLVN
- a CDS encoding alpha/beta hydrolase, with translation MAQALIGPTSHYFYSQRLKLHYVDWGNHRRPPLLLIHGGRDHARNWDWVAQELRHDYHLIAPDLRGHGDSQWSVGGSYAMVDYTLDVAQLLDALGLFPITIIGHSLGGAIALQYTGTYPERVGKVVAIEGLGPPPGLIRPRPAPARMLEWIAEMQALARRHPHRYKSLDEAIERMREANPHLSAEQARHLTIHGSYRDEDGTYLWKFDNYVRAASPYLFNMDDAVELWGQITCPVLLVRGTESWASDPDQDGRAKSFKDYRAVNIERAGHWVHHDQLDVFLKHVREFLAAP
- a CDS encoding matrixin family metalloprotease — its product is MKRALAIIYLALAASPAGAFELLRVDGNPCGNAQNLFWREHAVAVDVGALDPPQFGSYATEAINRWNAAIGNFHFEHGSGDFCDPTDGVTAMGFSQQTCGGAGYGDAVSITMYRHNTAGEFIDADVTFRSSAADLAEPALFRQIAMHELGHVLGLDHSDACGDSGNGTLMRRVTLLEEPRLASPQADDVAGARAIYGSDGDGTVPAGSNSCALVPADSRAPAWLLLLPLALLLACGRVWR
- a CDS encoding PaaI family thioesterase; amino-acid sequence: MSEQDKRTDDRPTIDTAVAGDDAVWVQKRRLAYAMRAVIERLVTTEAPEAELRVAAERLEQYAERLKKQPRKYVIWGHPESATAGSTGGFFDLSPLMGHANPLAPPLALWVDGSVVRGKVTLGWAYQGPPGHVHGGFVAALFDETLGLTQSLSGQPGMTGTLTIRYRRPTPLFTELRLESTVQRVEGRKIFTEARMYAGEVLTAEADGLFISVDLSTMQKLVAATHVPHDE
- a CDS encoding HAD-IA family hydrolase; the encoded protein is MKIEGIGAVLFDAGNTLAHLDYAFIAEVLAEHGQRVSPEDLRLAEYGAKAAIDRQLAPEMAPPGSIEGLLWPDEEAARPSYFATVLHCLGIASAQAKPILAALRAHNQASCLWRVVEPDTAQVLAALRARGFTLAVISNSDGRIEADLERYGLRAHFAAVIDSHVVGLEKPDPAIFKLALERIGVRAEAALYVGDVYGIDIAGARRAGLRAVLMDPLDRYPGRLDCPRICRLAQLLELLPQQASQ